A window of Sedimentibacter sp. MB31-C6 genomic DNA:
AATGATTAGTAAACCTTAAAACCATTGAAGTATACACATAGTATTAATACCGTTTTATCCCTTAAGATTCGGGGAGGTAAAGCTACACGCCTTAAATATAAAGAAGCACATGACCACGATAAAGTAAGTAATATGTAATTAACCATTTGATGAGAGACACTGACTGTAATAGGTTGGTGTCTTTTGTATCTTTTGTTTCTGTGGCGATGGTTTGAAACAAAAAATGCAAAAGTAAACAAAAAGAGTTCCCGGGCAAATTTTTTAAAGAATAGTTTAAAGAATCTTATTAGAACGTATTGTACCCATGTTAATGGATATATGTGATGTGACCCCAATATGTTAGAATTCTAGGTCTAACATATTGGGGTCAGTTCATTTTAAAGGGTTTCTATTTTTGAATTATGTATTTTTGGTAAAAGTATATTCTTAGTAAACTAAACTTAACAATTTAAAAATGCAACAGCAATACTTTTACTTTTTAAGTTTTATACTAAATATCTCTATGGTTCTACATATCCTATAGAAGTATCTATACCAACTGTGCTTGTTTCACTATCCCAAGTTATTCCTATATTAAAAATTTTAGCAACATCTCTTAATTTAAAATAATTGTTATTATTAATATTATAAGCGCTTAATTGAACTTCGATGCTATCTTTATATATTTTCGATGTGTTTAAATTACCTGTTTTTGATTTACCATTGCCTTTACTCAGTTCACCACCTACTGTTGTATAGGCTGTATTTGAAATTAGATTAATTGCATTTTTATTATCCCACTTCACTTCGAATTGCTTTTCACTATTGTTTACTACACTTGCTAAATCTCTAAGTTTAAAATAATTATTATTATCTATATTATAAGCATCAAAAGATAATACCTTGCCATTTACTATAACCTTAGAATTTGTTGGTTCTGCAGTCACTGTTGTTGGCTCTGCAGGTACATCAACAGGCGTTGTATTTTTAGTTCCTGATTTATATTTGATTAATTTTAATGTGTAATACTTGTAAAAATCATCTATGTCTCTTTCCATACCGTTAGGTACATATTCATATAAAATATAACCATATACTTCTGGACTATCTTGTGTGTGATCATTACCTTTTGCTTTTACATTAAATTTTTCACTTGCTTTAAATGTACCAGAATATAAAATATCCTTAGATGTTGACTTTGTTTCATATGTTTCTATAAACGCAGTGCCTTGCCACGTTTCAGCAAATTCTAATTTGTCATCAATCTTGATTAAAAAACCTGTGGAATTTATTCCAGCAGTCTCATCATTGCCATAACAATATTCTATTATTGTATTTTCATCCCAAACTTCAACTTCATATTCTCCGTCGTTAAATGGTGTTCCTCTGTATCCGCCAAATACTACATTCTCTTTTTGTATTTTTACTACATTTTTACTTTCAGAAAATCCTCTAAATTCATCTACTCCAATGGAATCACTAAAGAAGATAAAGTATTATATAAATTAATTAAAGATAAAAATATATATTAACACTTGATGAAAGACACTGACTGAAATATAGTAGTGTCCTTTTTAAATTTTCATATAAATAAATGACTCTCTTAAGAGCCATTTACCAAACAGAATTAATTTTTTACGTTAGGCGATGCAAAACTCGGTGGTTGAGCATTTTGAGCATTGAAATTGTTTGTTCCTGGAGATGACAAATCAAAGTAAAGTTTTGAATCTGCTGTAACTCCCCAGTTTTGATTAGAGCCAGTATCTTGTATTTTATTAAATGCTTCTCTGAACATTGTGTTATGCGCTTCTTCACGGTTTAACAAGAAATCAATCGTATCTCTTACACCTTTGTCGTTAATTTGTCTGTACAAATATTGATATACTACCTTTGCACGCTGCTCAGCTGCTATGTTTGATAATAAGTCTGCTGCTAAGTCGCCTGTTTCATTAACATATGCAGAAGTCCATAGATATCCTGACGCATTAGCTAATATTGGCGCTAATCCTGTTAATACATGTGCCTCCACACCTCCAATAGTTGCATTTTGTGCATCTAAGTCGTGTCCGTTCAACAAATTTATTGCAGTTGCAACCATTTCCAAATGACTTAATTCTTCTGCTGCAATATCTAAAAACAAGTCCTTTATTTCTTTATCTTTAATACGCTGACTTTGAGATAAATATTGCATTGCAGCCTTTAGTTCTCCTTGTGGGCCTCCAAGCTGTTCCTGCAGCATAGCTGCATAGTTCGGATTTGGTCTATCTACCTTAACTTCATAAAGCAATTTTTTATCATGTAAAAACATAAAATCTCTCCTTTTTTATTTTAAATTAGTTTTGCCTTTAAAATAAAAAATATGCTATATCTATAGATATAAATGATAGATATAACATTAATATGAGATATTAAATTATATAAGCAGTATTCTAATATTTTATGTTTTAATCGTGTATACGCAACAAGCTTTAAAGTATAAAATAAAGTTAAGTGATTTAAATTAGAATTTAATTATAATGATTTAATCATTAATTCTAAATATTGTTCTGCTCTTTCATGAAGATCAAAACTACCATTGTGAAGACACCAGTGAAATATTAGTCCTCTCATTGCCTGATAAAGGTATTCATTTATTTCATCGACGCTCATGTTAGTTGTTATTTCTCCATTTTTTATAGCTTCTTCAATAATAGGATCAAGAAGAGTTTGCATAGCCCTTCCTTTTTTAAGAAACAGGGTATTACTATTACTATATAGAATTTTAGTAAAATCAAATGGTTCACTAATAACAAAATCTATATAAAATAGCATATAATTTTTCATTTTTTCTTTAGAAGTTTTTCCTTTGATTTTATTCTTCATAAAATCATTAAATATTTTATCTGCTAAGACATATTTCTGATATAGTATATCATTCTTAGATTTATAGTAATTATAAAATGAGCCTACAGATACATTTGCTGATTTTACTATATCTTGTATTGTAACATGTTCATAACCTTTGGTTTTGAACAGCTTAATGCTGATATTATATATTTTTTCCTTGGTTTTTTGTGCTTGGATTGAGCGACTGTTCAACTTGATTCCTCCTATTACATCTATGAATTTACAACTGAATTCGCATATCATATAATTTAATTATAACATAATAAGTATTTATAGCAAATTAAAATAAAATGTGTATTGCTAAAAATATTGCTTGATAAATAACAAACTATATATTATAATGAATACATTCGGTGAATACGTTCATTAAAATTGAAAAAGTGGAGGAGAGCTATGAAATTTAGAAGAATTTTAAGTATTATTTTGGTTTTATCTATGATTTTAAGTCTTAGCGCTTGTGCAACAAATACTGGAGTAAAGCCAACAGATGAAGAAAACATTGATGCTATTTTCACACCTGGTACTTATGAAGGAGAAGCAGAAGGCTTTCATGGAACAATTAAGGCAACAGTTACTGTTACAGAATTAGAAATAACAGATATTACTGTAGAGCACACTGAAACAGCTGGACTTGGTGATAAGGCAGTTGAAAAAATTGCACTAGAAGTAAAGGAAAATACATCTCTAGATGTTCCGTTAGTTTCTGGAGCTACATATTCAAGTGAAGGAATAGTTGCTGCCATAACTGCTGCTTTGGAAAAAGCAGGAGCTGACATTGCAGCTTTAAAAAGTAAGTCAGTTGAAGAAGATGAAGAGGCTGCTGCCGATATAGAAAAGACAGCTGACGTTATAGTAATTGGTGGAGGCGGAGCTGGATTAGCAGCTGCAGTTTCTGCACATCAGAACGGCGCATCTGTAATAGTTATTGAAAAAATGCCTCAAGTAGGTGGGAACACAATTATTTCTGGTTCAGCTTATAATGCTGCGGATACAGAAAGACAATCTTCTTTAACAATGACTGATCTTGAAAAACAAACTGTTAAAGATATTATATCATCAGAGCAAACTGATCCTGAAGTAAAAGAATGGCAAGAAACACTTAAAAAAGAATGGGAAGAATATCTTGCATCAGGTAAGACTGGGTTATTTGATTCACCTACATTACACAAACTTCAGACTTACAATGGAGGAGATAAAATTGGTAATATAAAACTTATTAATACGCTTGCTGATAATACATTAGATTCAGTTGAATGGTTAGAAGATCTTGGAATGGAATTCAAAGATTATGTATTTACAGTTTTAGGCGGTTTGTGGTCTCGTGCCCATAAACCGGAGAAACCTTTAGGAACAGGATATATTGAAACTTATATGAATTATATAGAAGAAAATAGTAGTGATATTGAGATAATGGTTGATACAACTGCTAAAAGTTTTATAGTAGAAGATAGTGTAGTTAAGGGAGTAAATGCAGAAAGCAAGGGAAGTAAAGTAACTTTAAATGCTGAAAACGGAGTAATCCTTGCTACAGGTGGCTTTGGAGCAAATGTTGATATGCGTGAACAGTACAACACAATATGGCCATCACTTAAGGATATTAAAACAACAAACCATACAGGAGCTACTGGAGATGGTATTGTAATGGCAGAAGATATAGATACTTCAGTAATCGGCATGGAGCAAATACAGTTACTTCCTATGGGGGACCCTGAAACTGGAAGTTTAAGCGGAAATATTGAGCAAGGAGTTCAGGACCGTATATTTGTTAATAAAGAAGGAAGCAGATTTGTTGATGAAGGAGCAAGAAGGGATGTAATGACTAAAGCCTTAATGGAACAGGAAGATTCGTATATGTGGGTAATAGTGGACAAACATTCATATCCTACAGGGGATACGGTAAACAATTTTAACGAAAGTATAGATAGCTTGGTTGAAGCAGGTAGAGCTTTTAAAGCTGATACACTTGAGGAACTTGCAGAACTTATTGATGTTGACCCTGATGAACTTGTAAATTCTGTTGAGACTTTTAACGATGCTGTAGAAGGAAGTATTGATGATCCTTTTGGAAGAACATTATTCGATAATAAGATTGACACAGCACCATTCTATGCAGGAGCACGTGTACCTACTGTCCATCATACAATGGGCGGTGTAGAAATAAATGAAGATGCTCAGGTTGTAGAT
This region includes:
- a CDS encoding flavocytochrome c, which codes for MKFRRILSIILVLSMILSLSACATNTGVKPTDEENIDAIFTPGTYEGEAEGFHGTIKATVTVTELEITDITVEHTETAGLGDKAVEKIALEVKENTSLDVPLVSGATYSSEGIVAAITAALEKAGADIAALKSKSVEEDEEAAADIEKTADVIVIGGGGAGLAAAVSAHQNGASVIVIEKMPQVGGNTIISGSAYNAADTERQSSLTMTDLEKQTVKDIISSEQTDPEVKEWQETLKKEWEEYLASGKTGLFDSPTLHKLQTYNGGDKIGNIKLINTLADNTLDSVEWLEDLGMEFKDYVFTVLGGLWSRAHKPEKPLGTGYIETYMNYIEENSSDIEIMVDTTAKSFIVEDSVVKGVNAESKGSKVTLNAENGVILATGGFGANVDMREQYNTIWPSLKDIKTTNHTGATGDGIVMAEDIDTSVIGMEQIQLLPMGDPETGSLSGNIEQGVQDRIFVNKEGSRFVDEGARRDVMTKALMEQEDSYMWVIVDKHSYPTGDTVNNFNESIDSLVEAGRAFKADTLEELAELIDVDPDELVNSVETFNDAVEGSIDDPFGRTLFDNKIDTAPFYAGARVPTVHHTMGGVEINEDAQVVDNNGEVIKGLYAAGEVTGGIHGSNRLGGNALADITVFGRIAGTSAALAK
- a CDS encoding TetR/AcrR family transcriptional regulator, with translation MNSRSIQAQKTKEKIYNISIKLFKTKGYEHVTIQDIVKSANVSVGSFYNYYKSKNDILYQKYVLADKIFNDFMKNKIKGKTSKEKMKNYMLFYIDFVISEPFDFTKILYSNSNTLFLKKGRAMQTLLDPIIEEAIKNGEITTNMSVDEINEYLYQAMRGLIFHWCLHNGSFDLHERAEQYLELMIKSL
- a CDS encoding manganese catalase family protein, with product MFLHDKKLLYEVKVDRPNPNYAAMLQEQLGGPQGELKAAMQYLSQSQRIKDKEIKDLFLDIAAEELSHLEMVATAINLLNGHDLDAQNATIGGVEAHVLTGLAPILANASGYLWTSAYVNETGDLAADLLSNIAAEQRAKVVYQYLYRQINDKGVRDTIDFLLNREEAHNTMFREAFNKIQDTGSNQNWGVTADSKLYFDLSSPGTNNFNAQNAQPPSFASPNVKN